CTATTCGATGAATATAATCTTCTGGTACTTGCGGTAGATCATAATTAATTACATGTTTTATAACCGGTATATCTAATCCACGTGCGGCTACATCAGTTGCAACTAAAATTCGACTGTTACCATTTCTAAAACCTTTAATTACACGATCTCTTTTACTTTGTCTTAGATTTCCGTGAATAGCATCAGCTTTATGTCCATCATATTTTAATCGCTTAACTATTTTATCAGCACCATGTTTAGTCTTCACAAAAACTAAAATAGAACCAGTTCTTTCAACTAACTGATTTATTAGTTCATGATATTTTTTATCAGGTGTAATCTGAAAAGTTTCTTGTTTAATTTTTTCAATTGGTGTTGATAAAGATCCAACTGAAACTCTTTCAGGATTATTAAGATATTTTTGTGAAATTTTTAAAATATTTTCAGGTAAAGTAGCTGAAAATAATAATGTTTGATGTTTCTTTGGCACGAATTTTAAAATCAATTCAATTTGCGGGGTAAAACCCATATCTAACATTCGATCAGTTTCATCAAGAACCAGGTAATTTACTTTTGATAGATTTAAACTTTTACGCTCAATGTGATCATTAATTCTTCCTGGTGTTCCAACAATAATTCTTGCTCTTTTATTTAGTTGTCTGAGTTGTTTTTGCATACTCTCACCACCAATTAAAAGAGCATTTCCAATCCCTATCTCTCTAACATTTAACTTTAAAACTGTTTCCATTACTTGAGTTGCAAGTTCTCTTGTTGGACAAATAATTAGTGCCATCGCTTGTTTGTCTTTAAGAAGTTTGTTCAACATTGGGATCGTAAAAGCTAAGGTTTTACCAGTACCTGTTTGTGCGGTACCTAGAACATCTTTTCCTTCTAAACTAATTGGTATCGATTGACTTTGAATAGGTGTTGGAACTTTAAAATCAGCTAATTCAATTGATTTTTTTAATTTGCTTTCGATATTGAGATCAGAGAAATTCATTATGTAGGGAAGATATATTTATGTAATTGAGTGACTGCTTATATCTTTTTGCACCAAATACAACAAATAGTTTGAAAAGATTAATCTCTAAAATTTACAAAGTCTATTGGAAGACCTATATCAATTCCTTTGATTGCAGCGATAGCTTCTTGAAGATCATCTTTCTTTTTGCCATCTACTCTTAATTCATCGCCTTGGATTTTAATTTGAATTTTAAGTTTAAGTTTTTTTATGTCAGCAATAACTTTTTTAGCATTTTCTTGGCTAATTCCTTCTTTTAATTCACTTACTTGTCTAATAGATCCTCCTGACGCTCCTTCAGAGCTTTTAACTTCTAAAACCCTTGGATCTACTTTTCTTCTAACTAAATGGGTTTGTAATAATTCATTTACTTGCTTTAATTTTAATTCATCAGGGGCAATGGTAGTCACCGTTTTATCTTTTCGTTCAATTGAAATATAAAGTCCTTTAAAATCATAACGATTACTAATTTCTCTTAAACAATTAGCTAAAGCGTTATCAAATTCTTGATAATTAATTTTGCTTATTACATCAAATGACGGCATAATATATTTATATAATAATTATGTTTGAGCTTATAGATATATTTTTTAATCAATATTTGAGGATTTTCGTAGGTATTGTATTGATTGGTCTTATTTTGTTTTCTTTATATTACAAATTTAAAGACAAAAAGTAACAGAATGCGGGGTTGTGAATAAATTAATAATCATTTAAAATTTAAAATATGCTTAGTTATATAATACCTTTTTTAATTTTAATTCTTGTAGTTGTATTTATTCATGAATATGGACATTATTATTTCGCAAGAAGATATGGTGTAGGTGTAACTGATTTTTCAATTGGGTTTGGTAAAGAATTATTTGGTTGGAACGATAAATTTGGAACAAGATGGAAAATTTGTGCAATTCCTTTAGGTGGATATGTAAAATTTTTTGGAGATAGAAATGTTTATTCACAAGCTGACCACCAAGAAATTTTAGATAAATATAACGAAGAAGAACGAGAAAAATTATTTATTTTAAAACCTTTATACCAGAGAGTTTTAATTGTATTTGGTGGTCCTTTAGCTAATTTTTTACTAGCTTTATTAATTTTTTTTTCAATTTATACCTTTGTGGGTAAAGATTTTACTCCTGCAGTCATAAACGAAGTTCAAAAAGATAGTCCAGCAATGGCAGGAGGTCTAAAAGCAGAGGATATAATTTTAGAAATAGACGGTAATGAAGTGAAAAGCATTATGGAGGTTTCTAAATTTATCACCATGTCTACTGGTGATTTTATAGACTTTAAAGTTAAGCGTTCTTATGATGAATTAATATTAAAAGTTAAACCCAATATAGTTGAAGGTGATGATGGATTGGGTAATAAAATAAACAAAAGAATGGTTGGCATTAAGCTTGGTGCTTATAATAATAAAGTTAACCATGTTAAATTAGGACCTGCTCAAGCTTTATATCATGCAGGTTATGAAGTTTATTTTGTAAGCGTTTCCTCATTAAAATACATCGGAGGAATGATTTTAGGTAAAGCAGATACTTCTCAATTAGGAGGCCCAATTAGAATTGCTAAAATTTCTGGACAAGTTGCAACCTTTGGAGTGTTGGCTTTCATTAGTATGATGGCTTATATTTCAATAAGTTTAGGACTTATTAATCTATTTCCAATACCAATGTTAGATGGAGGACACTTAATGTTTTATGCATTTGAGAAAGTTTTAGGCCGACCTTTATCTCAAAAAACTCAAGAGGGTTTTTTTCGAATCGGATTGTTTTTGTTGCTATCATTAATGTTTTTCACCACATTTAATGATCTAAAAGACCTAGGTTTATTTAGATAATTCACATTCTAAAACGTTTAAAAAAGTCAATAAACTCAACATTTATTTAAGTTTTTACAAGATATTGTGTGTTTTAAAAAATTTAACACTAAAAAAAAGCTTGATTTATCAACGTTTATGACAAGTATAAATATTAACCAACAAAACCGGAGCTAAAATGAACAAAAAACAACTAATTGCTAAGCTTTCTGGCTCATTAAATTTGAGCAAAGCAGATGCTGAGCGAACTTTTGATACAATTACCAACACTATTTTAGATGCTCTAAAAGGTGATGATTCAGTAAAAATTGCTGGATTTGGTACGTACAAAGTTGCTAAGAGAAAAGCAAGAGTTGGAAGAAACCCTAGAACGGGTGAGCAGATTCAAATTGCTGCTTCTCAAAAGGTAAAATTCTTACCAGCTAAAGCTTTAAAAGAAGTATTCAACAGATAATATTTTTTTTTAACAGCCCTAACGTTTTCAAAACACGTTCAGGGCTGTTACTATATGCAAAAACTGCATACCCAATTTTCCTAATCAGCGTTAGTTTAAAAAATTAATAAAACTATAAGACACCACTTAAACAAGTGGAGGTCTAATGACTAAAATAATAAAAAAAATATCAGCACCGCTTCTTAGTTTAATATTTTTATTAAACATGAGTAGTGCAGGTATGGCAGAGACAACTGTCTCTGGAGAAGTTCAAGCGATATTTAACTCGCTTCTATTTTTAATTTGCGGTTTCCTTGTCATGTTCATGGCAGCGGGTTTTGCGATGCTAGAATCTGGTATGGTAACTTCAAAAAGTGTATCAGTAATTTGTGCTAAAAATATAGGTCTATATTCAATTGCCGGAATTATGTTTTGGCTTTTTGGTTATAATTTAGCTTATGGAATTCCTGAAGGAGGATACATTGGAACATTTACACCTTGGTCAGATGCAAGTGCAGTTGACACAGGTTATGCTGATGGATCAGACTGGTTCTTCCAAATGGTATTCTGTGCAACAACAGTTTCAATTTGTTCAGGTGCTATGGCTGAAAGAATTAAGTTATGGCCGTTTTTCTTATTTGCAGCTATTTTAGCTGGAGTAATTTATCCAATCGTTATGGGTTGGCAATGGGGTGGAGGCTGGTTAGCAGAACTAGGCTTCTCTGATTTTGCTGGTTCGACACTAGTACACTCAACAGGTGGTGCAGCTGCTTTGGCAGGTATCATGTTGTTAGGTGCTAGATATGGAAGATTTGATAGCAAAGGTGAGGCGAAAGCAATTAAACCTTTTGCTGCTTCTTCAATTCCATTAGTAACTGTTGGAGTATTTATATTATGGTTAGGTTGGTTTGGATTCAATGGTGGATCTCAACTAGCTATTGGAACATTTGATGATGCAGTTGCTGTATCAAGTATATTTATCAATACTAATCTTGCTGCTTGTGGTGGTGTTATGGCTGCTGCAATAATCACAAGATTAATGTTTGGTAAAACAGATGTAATTCAAATGTTAAACGGAGCAATTGGTGGTCTTGTAGCTGTTACAGCTGAACCATTAGCGCCAACACCTTTAGCAGCAATTTTCATTGGAGCTGTAGGTGGATTGATCGTAGTATTTGGAACTAAATTATTATTCAGTTTCAAACTTGACGATGTTGTAGGTGCAATTCCAGCTCACATGTTTGCTGGTATTTGGGGAACATTAGCAGTGCCATTAACAAACGCTGATGCAACGTTTAGTGCACAATTAATAGGTGTACTTTCAATTAACATTTTTGTGTTTGCTGTGTCTTACGTAATCTGGTCAATAATGAAAGCTACGTTTGGAATTAGACTAAGTAAAGAAGCTGAAACCAAAGGTACTGACGTTACAGAAACAGGAGTAATAGCATACGCAATACGTGACTAATTGC
Above is a genomic segment from Candidatus Pelagibacter sp. FZCC0015 containing:
- a CDS encoding DEAD/DEAH box helicase, with product MNFSDLNIESKLKKSIELADFKVPTPIQSQSIPISLEGKDVLGTAQTGTGKTLAFTIPMLNKLLKDKQAMALIICPTRELATQVMETVLKLNVREIGIGNALLIGGESMQKQLRQLNKRARIIVGTPGRINDHIERKSLNLSKVNYLVLDETDRMLDMGFTPQIELILKFVPKKHQTLLFSATLPENILKISQKYLNNPERVSVGSLSTPIEKIKQETFQITPDKKYHELINQLVERTGSILVFVKTKHGADKIVKRLKYDGHKADAIHGNLRQSKRDRVIKGFRNGNSRILVATDVAARGLDIPVIKHVINYDLPQVPEDYIHRIGRTGRAGKDGSALTFLTNNDRNMWRSIQKLIDPDFKVKEEAKPNNQKGKKFNKKNKFKNKFKKKFSNNKLSKKKKFKKFENKNNKRKFKNRKRPKNFRFKKNKRK
- a CDS encoding YajQ family cyclic di-GMP-binding protein, whose product is MPSFDVISKINYQEFDNALANCLREISNRYDFKGLYISIERKDKTVTTIAPDELKLKQVNELLQTHLVRRKVDPRVLEVKSSEGASGGSIRQVSELKEGISQENAKKVIADIKKLKLKIQIKIQGDELRVDGKKKDDLQEAIAAIKGIDIGLPIDFVNFRD
- the rseP gene encoding RIP metalloprotease RseP, with product MLSYIIPFLILILVVVFIHEYGHYYFARRYGVGVTDFSIGFGKELFGWNDKFGTRWKICAIPLGGYVKFFGDRNVYSQADHQEILDKYNEEEREKLFILKPLYQRVLIVFGGPLANFLLALLIFFSIYTFVGKDFTPAVINEVQKDSPAMAGGLKAEDIILEIDGNEVKSIMEVSKFITMSTGDFIDFKVKRSYDELILKVKPNIVEGDDGLGNKINKRMVGIKLGAYNNKVNHVKLGPAQALYHAGYEVYFVSVSSLKYIGGMILGKADTSQLGGPIRIAKISGQVATFGVLAFISMMAYISISLGLINLFPIPMLDGGHLMFYAFEKVLGRPLSQKTQEGFFRIGLFLLLSLMFFTTFNDLKDLGLFR
- a CDS encoding HU family DNA-binding protein — translated: MNKKQLIAKLSGSLNLSKADAERTFDTITNTILDALKGDDSVKIAGFGTYKVAKRKARVGRNPRTGEQIQIAASQKVKFLPAKALKEVFNR
- a CDS encoding ammonium transporter; this translates as MTKIIKKISAPLLSLIFLLNMSSAGMAETTVSGEVQAIFNSLLFLICGFLVMFMAAGFAMLESGMVTSKSVSVICAKNIGLYSIAGIMFWLFGYNLAYGIPEGGYIGTFTPWSDASAVDTGYADGSDWFFQMVFCATTVSICSGAMAERIKLWPFFLFAAILAGVIYPIVMGWQWGGGWLAELGFSDFAGSTLVHSTGGAAALAGIMLLGARYGRFDSKGEAKAIKPFAASSIPLVTVGVFILWLGWFGFNGGSQLAIGTFDDAVAVSSIFINTNLAACGGVMAAAIITRLMFGKTDVIQMLNGAIGGLVAVTAEPLAPTPLAAIFIGAVGGLIVVFGTKLLFSFKLDDVVGAIPAHMFAGIWGTLAVPLTNADATFSAQLIGVLSINIFVFAVSYVIWSIMKATFGIRLSKEAETKGTDVTETGVIAYAIRD